In the Longibacter salinarum genome, one interval contains:
- a CDS encoding 1-acyl-sn-glycerol-3-phosphate acyltransferase, protein MDRSRSSRDDSTDNRTAVDGPAASHSGRSSATRSEERASGDAHQASSHQTRTSRRSGRHSAPHDPIDWDYLYRLADDGPMYDIIDHYFRARLIGQEKLPSDGPIVVAPNHSGNAFPHDAIVLDALMWREDGLTKESKFRSVYTPELAATWWMRPFDMDNWWRRVGGVDMTVGNFDRLLDRGDRLIYYPEGVPGIAKGFLRRYQLQPFSRSFVLMAARHDAPVYPVSIVNAEWVNPASITFDALDRLSRKYLGVPFVPLPIAPIAALLPFAFYLAFPCQMTFVIQDPINVRKMLRDAGCTDLEDPDRRELARVAEQVRRRSQSMLDDAVDEHGEKPYDLSDLLRHLRHLGKRAFGATPFGWPVSYGHHERNVRRTEEAHGWRGLMKDLDLASWYVPLGWLAVALLREIRRPPCGYRGLSESERRAMEGSYRWSLKDDPLPDRSFS, encoded by the coding sequence ATGGATCGATCACGCTCTTCTCGTGACGACTCGACCGACAACCGGACAGCCGTTGATGGTCCGGCAGCGTCGCATTCGGGTCGCTCATCGGCGACTCGTTCAGAAGAACGTGCCTCCGGCGATGCGCACCAGGCGAGTTCGCATCAGACGAGGACGTCACGACGCAGCGGTCGGCATTCGGCACCGCATGACCCCATCGACTGGGACTATCTGTACCGGCTGGCCGACGACGGGCCGATGTACGATATCATTGACCACTACTTCCGTGCGCGGCTGATCGGGCAGGAGAAGCTGCCTTCAGACGGACCGATCGTCGTTGCACCGAATCACAGTGGCAATGCCTTTCCTCACGACGCCATCGTGCTCGACGCGTTGATGTGGCGCGAAGACGGACTAACAAAGGAGAGCAAGTTTCGATCGGTGTACACGCCCGAGCTGGCGGCGACGTGGTGGATGCGGCCTTTCGACATGGATAACTGGTGGCGCCGCGTGGGCGGGGTCGACATGACCGTTGGCAACTTCGATCGTCTTCTGGACCGCGGCGATCGGTTGATTTATTATCCGGAGGGCGTACCGGGTATCGCGAAAGGCTTTCTCCGGCGGTATCAGCTTCAGCCCTTCTCGCGGAGTTTCGTTCTAATGGCCGCGCGGCACGACGCACCGGTATATCCCGTCAGCATCGTCAATGCGGAGTGGGTCAACCCGGCCAGTATCACGTTTGACGCGCTCGACCGCCTGTCGCGAAAGTATCTCGGGGTTCCGTTCGTTCCGCTTCCGATTGCACCGATCGCAGCCCTGCTGCCCTTTGCCTTTTACCTGGCGTTTCCCTGCCAGATGACATTCGTCATCCAGGACCCGATTAACGTCCGCAAGATGCTTCGTGACGCCGGATGCACGGATTTAGAGGACCCGGATCGTCGCGAACTGGCCCGCGTGGCGGAGCAGGTACGCAGACGGAGCCAGTCGATGCTGGACGATGCGGTCGATGAGCACGGAGAAAAGCCGTATGATCTATCCGATCTTCTGCGTCATCTTCGTCACCTCGGGAAGCGGGCCTTCGGGGCCACTCCATTTGGATGGCCGGTTTCCTACGGACATCACGAGCGAAACGTCCGGCGAACAGAGGAAGCCCATGGCTGGCGTGGTCTAATGAAAGACCTGGATCTTGCGTCGTGGTACGTGCCCCTGGGCTGGTTGGCGGTTGCCCTGCTTCGAGAAATACGGCGTCCGCCATGCGGGTATCGCGGTCTATCCGAGTCGGAGCGCCGGGCGATGGAGGGGTCGTATCGTTGGTCGCTTAAGGATGACCCGCTTCCGGACCGCTCCTTTTCCTGA
- a CDS encoding tail fiber protein produces the protein MFGGNFAPRNWANCDGQLLAISQNTALFSILGTIYGGDGRTTFAVPDLRGRVPIHAGQGPGLTSRNQGQSGGTETETLAAAQIPNHSHPASLPVTSAEGDATSPDGNALGAQPNSRGTQPIYSTNATNGTMDVNSAAVGGSQSHNNMPPFAVIRYVIALTGIFPSRN, from the coding sequence ATGTTCGGCGGCAACTTCGCCCCTCGAAACTGGGCCAACTGCGATGGACAGCTTCTGGCGATTTCGCAGAACACCGCGCTCTTTTCCATTCTCGGCACCATCTACGGCGGCGACGGTCGGACAACCTTTGCAGTGCCCGATCTGCGTGGTCGCGTGCCGATTCACGCCGGACAGGGCCCCGGTCTCACCTCGCGAAATCAAGGCCAGAGTGGCGGCACGGAAACCGAGACGCTCGCAGCCGCGCAAATCCCGAACCACAGCCACCCGGCGTCGCTCCCCGTCACATCCGCAGAAGGAGATGCCACCTCCCCCGACGGAAACGCGCTCGGTGCCCAACCGAACTCACGCGGCACGCAGCCGATCTACAGCACCAACGCAACCAACGGAACGATGGACGTGAATAGCGCGGCTGTCGGCGGGTCGCAGTCCCACAACAACATGCCGCCCTTCGCCGTGATTCGCTACGTCATCGCGCTCACGGGCATTTTCCCGTCCCGCAACTAA
- a CDS encoding T9SS type A sorting domain-containing protein — protein MLSTLLITYCRRIVCLAALFTLCCGPNASAQYAEQTGTNNPFDGITALSSANALDAVAGDFDSDGDIDLLAYDGSSERFYQNDGTATFTEQTGAQNPFDGVALVFGTRGRTFVGDVDGDTDTDIVDFRPATGTFAFIENTDGSTYTDQTGTNNPFDGIQVSGNQTSVDAVFGDFDTDDDIDLLVFDGSTERYYENDGSGTFTEQTGASNPFDGIAQAFWTNTTTLVRDFDGDGDVDLASRDGSASGTAAWIYMENTDGSTYADRSGAAFPLDNVAVDATQNSVAITTGDFNLDGSLDLLAYEGTSQTFYAGDGAGTYTAQTGTSNPFDGVTPALQVFATTLPVNVNPVVDDDIDITFGENDALRFIERTGQGVIPVELARFNGQMDGDAVQLTWETLSETNNAGFDVQRRISTTSNAQSGMWTTLQHVRGAGTTSTPQNYRFTDSAIPFDANWITYRLRQIDIDGTTALSDEIRIRPDALKQLTLRPAYPNPVRESTTIEFGTPDARRVTLQLFDVMGRNVRTLFEADVVGRESVTIRTDGLASGLYFVRLQSEGQTRTERFVVVR, from the coding sequence ATGTTGTCGACGCTACTTATCACCTACTGCAGACGGATCGTTTGTCTTGCGGCTCTTTTCACCCTCTGTTGCGGTCCGAACGCATCCGCACAGTACGCAGAACAGACCGGTACGAATAATCCATTCGACGGCATCACCGCCCTCTCCTCGGCAAACGCGCTGGACGCCGTCGCGGGAGACTTCGACTCCGACGGCGACATCGACCTGCTCGCCTACGACGGCTCGAGTGAACGCTTTTACCAGAACGATGGAACGGCCACGTTCACCGAGCAGACCGGCGCTCAAAACCCATTCGACGGCGTCGCCCTCGTTTTCGGCACACGCGGTCGGACCTTCGTAGGAGATGTGGACGGAGACACCGACACCGACATCGTTGACTTCCGACCGGCGACGGGCACGTTCGCTTTCATCGAGAACACGGACGGATCAACGTACACCGACCAGACGGGCACGAACAATCCATTCGACGGCATCCAGGTCTCGGGTAACCAGACATCTGTGGATGCCGTGTTTGGAGACTTCGACACGGACGATGACATCGACCTCCTGGTCTTCGACGGCTCTACGGAACGGTACTACGAGAATGACGGGAGCGGCACCTTCACAGAGCAGACCGGCGCGTCGAACCCATTCGATGGGATCGCTCAGGCCTTCTGGACGAACACCACGACGCTCGTTCGGGACTTCGACGGCGACGGGGATGTGGACCTCGCCTCGCGGGACGGCTCAGCCAGCGGGACCGCCGCGTGGATCTACATGGAGAACACGGACGGCTCGACATACGCGGACCGGAGCGGCGCCGCCTTTCCGCTCGACAACGTGGCCGTTGACGCCACACAGAATAGCGTCGCGATCACCACGGGCGACTTTAACCTGGACGGGTCGCTGGACCTGCTCGCCTACGAGGGCACCAGCCAAACCTTTTACGCAGGCGACGGAGCGGGAACGTACACGGCTCAGACGGGGACGAGCAACCCGTTCGACGGCGTCACACCAGCCCTTCAGGTATTCGCAACGACTCTTCCGGTGAACGTGAATCCGGTGGTCGATGACGACATCGACATCACCTTTGGTGAGAATGACGCACTCCGTTTCATCGAGCGAACGGGCCAGGGCGTTATCCCCGTCGAACTCGCCCGCTTCAACGGCCAGATGGACGGAGACGCGGTTCAGCTTACCTGGGAAACGTTGTCTGAAACCAACAATGCCGGCTTCGACGTGCAACGACGCATTAGCACGACGTCGAATGCTCAATCCGGCATGTGGACGACGCTACAACACGTCCGCGGTGCCGGCACTACGAGCACCCCCCAGAACTACCGGTTCACCGATTCTGCAATCCCGTTCGACGCCAACTGGATTACATACCGGCTGCGACAGATCGACATTGACGGCACCACGGCCCTGTCTGACGAAATCCGGATCCGCCCTGACGCACTCAAGCAGCTCACGCTTCGTCCCGCCTACCCAAACCCGGTGCGCGAATCCACCACCATCGAATTCGGCACCCCGGACGCCCGGCGCGTCACGCTTCAGCTCTTTGACGTAATGGGACGAAACGTCCGCACGTTGTTCGAAGCAGACGTGGTGGGCCGCGAGTCCGTCACGATTCGCACAGACGGTCTGGCGAGCGGTCTCTACTTCGTCCGACTCCAGTCTGAGGGTCAGACACGCACCGAGCGATTCGTCGTCGTCCGCTGA
- a CDS encoding ABC1 kinase family protein, whose translation MADAHSTSRSTSQASPPNGDASGESTSEEGIPPALREPISGDGVGETSDTLPVEHEPRSSSKKKSPLADFDPLAPYRGAIRRFFTVYRHVAGLLMGGHLAYVRSLPDRQKKRLRSPGRRLLAFLLRPLVKRDLRDKPFPVQLRRRLEILGPTFTKLGQIMAIREDLLPDAITRELESLMDHLPAIPFEQVQAIIERDLETPVDLLFESIDPEPIGSASIAQAHRAVTRGGDEVVVKVIKPGIRDVITSDLKLLEFFGVFLQWILPRYQPSQIIEEFSSYTRREVDYTYEADNAEVFAANFQDMPGIVFPDIYRSLSSDDVLTMEFLEGIRPGSAASLALSEEERQRVIDLGAASIIRMLYDDGFFHADLHAGNLMIMPGERPKDLKIGFIDLGMVGRFNSKLKRRMLYYYYALVRGDVENASRHLLSMARIGEGGDPQGFQRAVADMARHFLMRSKQGEISFAQVILQSLSLGGRYHVFFPVEMTLMVKALVTFEGVGRTLDPDLDVVAVSRRHVQDIFRDRFDPRALGRELVSNAPEFVDAVMQLPQLMSQGVSFAEERMSTRLSTDDPIAGLRSGIIAGSCIVGGVVAVVQGGPLWLSIPLFIIGGLLALFAR comes from the coding sequence ATGGCCGACGCCCACTCTACATCTCGATCGACGTCGCAGGCGTCCCCGCCAAACGGGGATGCGTCTGGAGAGTCGACATCCGAAGAGGGAATCCCGCCGGCCCTTCGAGAGCCGATTTCGGGTGACGGCGTGGGGGAGACATCTGATACGCTGCCGGTCGAGCATGAGCCGCGATCGTCATCCAAAAAGAAGTCACCGCTTGCCGACTTCGACCCGTTAGCGCCCTATCGTGGGGCGATCCGGCGATTTTTTACGGTCTATCGCCACGTGGCGGGCCTGCTCATGGGCGGGCATTTGGCGTACGTCCGGTCGCTTCCGGATCGGCAGAAGAAGCGGTTGCGCTCGCCCGGACGGCGTCTGCTGGCATTTCTGCTGCGCCCGCTCGTGAAGCGCGACCTGCGCGACAAACCGTTTCCAGTGCAACTACGGCGGCGGCTGGAGATTCTCGGCCCGACGTTTACCAAGCTCGGGCAGATCATGGCGATCCGTGAGGATCTGCTTCCCGACGCGATTACGCGGGAGCTGGAGAGCCTGATGGATCACCTGCCTGCGATTCCTTTCGAGCAGGTGCAGGCCATCATCGAGCGGGACCTCGAGACGCCGGTCGATCTGCTTTTCGAGTCTATCGACCCCGAACCGATCGGGTCGGCGTCCATCGCTCAGGCGCACCGCGCGGTGACGCGAGGCGGCGACGAGGTGGTGGTGAAGGTGATCAAGCCCGGCATCCGCGACGTCATCACGTCCGACCTGAAGCTGCTCGAGTTTTTCGGCGTCTTCCTGCAGTGGATCCTGCCGCGGTACCAACCCTCGCAGATTATCGAGGAGTTTAGCTCCTATACCCGGCGCGAGGTCGACTACACCTACGAGGCGGATAATGCGGAGGTCTTCGCGGCGAACTTCCAGGACATGCCGGGCATCGTGTTTCCCGATATCTACCGGAGTCTGAGCTCGGATGACGTCCTGACGATGGAGTTTCTGGAAGGCATTCGTCCGGGCTCTGCGGCCTCGCTTGCATTGAGCGAAGAGGAGCGGCAGCGGGTCATCGACCTGGGGGCGGCGTCCATCATCCGGATGCTCTACGACGACGGGTTCTTCCATGCCGATCTGCATGCGGGCAACCTGATGATCATGCCGGGCGAGCGACCGAAGGATCTCAAGATCGGGTTTATCGATCTCGGGATGGTGGGACGTTTCAATTCGAAGCTGAAGCGCCGGATGCTATATTACTATTACGCTCTCGTGCGTGGGGACGTGGAAAATGCCTCGCGTCACCTGCTTAGCATGGCGCGCATCGGCGAAGGCGGGGACCCGCAGGGATTCCAGCGCGCGGTGGCGGATATGGCCCGCCATTTCCTGATGCGGAGCAAGCAGGGCGAAATCAGTTTCGCGCAGGTGATCCTGCAGTCCTTAAGCCTCGGCGGGCGGTATCACGTCTTCTTTCCTGTCGAAATGACCCTTATGGTGAAAGCCCTCGTCACGTTCGAGGGCGTCGGGCGCACGCTCGACCCGGATCTCGATGTCGTGGCCGTCTCACGCCGCCACGTTCAGGACATCTTCCGTGACCGGTTCGACCCGCGAGCTCTCGGGCGGGAGCTCGTGAGCAACGCGCCGGAATTTGTCGACGCCGTGATGCAGCTCCCTCAGTTGATGTCGCAGGGCGTGTCCTTCGCAGAGGAGCGTATGAGCACCCGCCTGTCAACGGACGACCCAATTGCGGGTCTTCGAAGTGGCATAATCGCAGGCTCGTGCATCGTCGGCGGGGTCGTCGCCGTCGTTCAGGGCGGACCGCTGTGGCTCTCGATTCCACTCTTCATTATCGGCGGCCTCCTGGCGCTCTTCGCCCGGTAG
- a CDS encoding SDR family oxidoreductase codes for MIFLTGFPGFLGTRFVRALAEQHPESSFLLLIQPKFDAQARGVLQDLGLTDRAELVHGDITEPDLGLGTRHDELAEQVTRAFHLAAVYDLSIPREIGWKVNVDGTRHVVDFLEQAPDLEVFGYISTAYVSGKRTGVVREDELVHDTGFKNFYEETKYHAEVIVQGRMDAVPTIIFRPAVVVGDSETGETAKFDGPYFILKALQKLPPVTLMTRIGSGTREVNLVPVDYVIDAMTYLQNQEENIGKTFHLTDPNPLTTQGVMETFTELLDMKVAYVPIPPAVARALMSTGVGRFLGISPELIDYFDHPVHYDTSDVENALKGSGIRCPRLPEYAPNMVDFMQKHAELRSDAMY; via the coding sequence ATGATCTTCCTGACTGGCTTCCCCGGCTTCCTGGGCACCCGCTTCGTTCGAGCATTGGCCGAACAACACCCAGAGAGCTCGTTTCTCCTCCTAATCCAGCCCAAGTTCGACGCGCAGGCCCGAGGCGTACTGCAAGACCTCGGCCTCACGGACCGGGCCGAACTTGTCCATGGTGATATCACCGAACCGGATCTCGGCCTCGGCACCCGGCACGACGAGCTGGCCGAACAGGTGACCCGGGCCTTCCACCTGGCTGCGGTCTACGATCTATCGATTCCCCGTGAGATTGGCTGGAAAGTAAACGTGGACGGCACGCGGCATGTCGTCGATTTCCTCGAGCAGGCCCCTGACCTCGAGGTGTTTGGCTACATCAGCACGGCCTACGTGTCGGGCAAGCGCACAGGCGTTGTTCGCGAGGACGAACTGGTGCACGACACGGGCTTCAAAAATTTCTACGAGGAGACGAAGTACCACGCCGAGGTCATCGTGCAGGGTCGAATGGACGCGGTACCAACGATCATATTCCGCCCGGCCGTCGTCGTCGGCGACTCGGAGACCGGAGAAACGGCCAAGTTCGACGGCCCCTACTTTATCCTGAAGGCGCTCCAGAAGCTTCCGCCCGTGACGCTGATGACGCGCATCGGAAGTGGCACGCGCGAGGTCAACCTGGTACCGGTGGACTATGTCATCGATGCCATGACCTACCTCCAGAATCAGGAGGAGAACATCGGCAAGACGTTCCACCTCACGGACCCGAACCCGCTGACGACGCAGGGCGTGATGGAGACATTTACGGAGCTCCTCGACATGAAGGTCGCATACGTGCCCATCCCGCCAGCCGTCGCACGCGCCCTGATGAGCACCGGCGTCGGACGCTTTCTTGGCATCTCCCCGGAGCTAATCGACTACTTCGACCACCCCGTTCACTACGATACGTCAGACGTGGAAAACGCACTCAAGGGAAGCGGAATTCGCTGCCCGCGGCTCCCGGAGTACGCCCCCAACATGGTCGACTTTATGCAAAAGCACGCCGAGCTCCGCAGCGAT